Sequence from the Cellulomonas fimi ATCC 484 genome:
TCGACCAGCTCCGCGCGGTCCGACGGCACCGCGTCCTCCTCGCCGGCGCGGCCGTACGACAGCCGGACCACGTGGCGGCCGTCGCCCGCCGCGGCCGCGAGCCACGGCCACTTGGCGGTGCCGTGCGTGAGTGCCTTCGCCGTGACGTCGTGGGCCTCCCGCGCCACGAGCACACCCGTGCCGCGCGGGGCCGCGTCGAGCGCGCTCGCGTCGACGACCAGCGTGACGAGCGTGACCGCCGCCCCGGGGTCGAGTGCGAACGAGCCGGGCTCGGCGACCAGCGGCGCGAGCAGGTCGGCCGCGACGGGGGCGGCCACGACCAGCCGCGGCGTGCGCAGCGTCTCCTCACCCACGACCACCTCGTAGGCGGCCGCGGTGCCGCCCTCGTCGGTCGTCCGGGGCGTCCCCTCGCCGGCCGGCGTGAGGTCGTCCTCGTCGGTCGTGCGCGGCGACGCCTCGTCCGCGACGGGGTCGGAGGCGTCGACGGCGCCGCTCGCGTCGGTGGCTCCCGGGAGTGCGGTCGTGCGGGCGGGGGCGGCCGAGGCCCGGCGCACCGAGGTCACCACGCTGCGTGTGCGGACCTCCCCGCCGTGCGCCTCGACGTCCGCGACCAGGGCGCCGACGAGGACGTGCAGCCCGCCGTCGAGCCCCTGCACCGCCGAGCCCGCCGGGGCCGTCGCGCGCAGCGACCGCACGGCCCGCGCGAGCGACCCCCGCGCACCCTCGAGAGCCGCCGGAAGCCCGGGCGCGACAGCACCCACCGGGAGGTCGTCGGGGTCGGCCGCGTGCACGCCGCCCACGACCGGGCGCACGAGCCGGTCGAGCACGCGTGCGCCCATCCGTGCCCGCACCAGCGCGCCGAGCGTGGGTGCCCCCGCACGGGTGGGCAGCACCAGGTCGAGCGAGGCGCGCAGCGACCCCACCAGGCCGATCGTGCGGCGCACGTCGCGGCTCCACGGCTGCGACGGGATGCCGAGCAGGCCCGTGCGGGGCAGCGGCCCGTCGCCGGACGGCAGGTGCACCCACGAGCCGTGCGGGGCCGGCAGTCGCACCCGGTCGGTGAGCCCGAGCTCGTCGAGGTACGCCGACACGACACCCCCGCGCGTCGCGAACGACTCCGCACCGGCGTCGAGCCGCAGCCCCGCGACGGTGTGCCCGCGGACGGCGCCCCCGGGCGCGTCACGGCCCTCCAGGACGACGACCCGCAGGCCCGCGTGGGCCAGCTCGCGGGCCGCGACGAGTCCGGCCACGCCGCCCCCGACGACGACGGCGTCCCAGCGGCTGCTCACGTCGGCGCGTTCCACGGGCGTCGTCAGAGGGAGTGGACCAGGGTGACGACCCGCGTCAGGACGTCGGGGTCCGTCTCCGGCGGGACGCCGTGGCCGAGGTTCACCACGTGCGCGGGCGCCTGCGCACCGCGAGCGACGACGTCCCGGACGTGCGCCTCGAGCACGGGCCACGGGGCGGCGAGCAGCGCCGGGTCGATGTTGCCCTGCAGCGGCGTGGTGCCGCCGAGCCGGCGGTTCGCCTCGTCCAGCGGGAGCCGGTAGTCGACCCCGACCACGTCGGCGCCGACGTCGCGCATCGCGGCGAGCAGCTCGCTCGTCCCGGTGCCGAAGTGCACCTTGCGCACGTCGAGGTCGGCGACCGCGGCAAGCGCGCGCGCCGACGCGGGAGCGACGTGCGCGGTGTAGTCCGCGAGGCCGAGCGAGCCCGCCCACGAGTCGAAGAGCTGCGTCGCGCTGGCACCCGCGAGCACCTGTGCGCGCAGGAACGCGCCCGTCACGTCGGCCGCCCACTGCGTCAGCGCGGTCCACGTCTGCGGGTCCGCGTGCATGAGCGTCCGCGCGGCGAGGTGGTCGCGCGACGGGCCGCCCTCGACCAGGTAGGCGGCGAGCGTGAACGGCGCGCCGGCGAAGCCGATGAGCGGTGTGCTGCCGAGCTGCGCGACGGTCGCGGCGACGCCCTCGCTGACCGGCGCGAGCCGCTCCGGCGTCAGCGGGCCCAGGTCGCGCAGGCGGGCGACGTCGTCCGCGGTGCGCACCGGCGCGCCCATGACCGGGCCGACGCCCGGCTTGATCTCCACGTCGACGCCCGCGAGCCGCAGCGGCACCACGATGTCGGAGAAGAAGATCGCCGCGTCCACGTCGTGCCGGCGCACCGGCTGCAGCGTGATCTCGCTCGCCATGCCCGGGTCCAGGCACGCGTCGAGCATCCGCGTCCCGGCGCGCAGCGCCCGGTACTCGGGCAGGGATCGGCCGGCCTGGCGCATGAACCAGACGGGGCGGCGCGAGGGGCGCTCGCCGGAATACGCGCGCACGAGCGGCGAATTCGCGGTGCGGCCGTCGACGAGCGGATGTGTGACGGGAAGAGGCACCTGTCGATTGTGCCCGACAAATGTCGGGATGATTCAATCGGGACCGTGGTGCTGCTGTCCCTGGTCGCCAGTCACCACGACCTCGACCTCACCGTGCTGGAGCGTCTCTCGTCGGACGTGCACGCCGTGGGTCGCGAGCTCGTGCGGGCGTCCACCCCCGTCACCGGTGCCGTCGTGCTCGCGACGTGCAACCGGTTCGAGCTGTACCTGGAGGTCGGTGACGCCGACCAGACGCCCGCGGCCCTCGCGGCCGCGTCGCAGGCCGTCGCGGCCCGCTCGGGGTACGCCGCCGACGAGGTCCTCACGCACCTGCGCCCCCTGACGGGACCCGCCGCGGGCGAGCACCTGTTCGCCGTCGCGTCCGGGCTGGAGTCGATGGTCGTCGGCGAGCGGGAGATCGCGGGACAGGTCCGCCGCGCCCTGACGACCGCTCGGCGCGACGGCACGACGACGTCCGCTCTGGAGTCGCTGTTCCAGGCGGCGTCCCGCGTGTCGCGCGCGGTCGAGTCGGAGACCGGCCTCGGGTCCGCCGGGCGCTCGGTGGTCGGCGTCGCCCTCGACATCGCCGAGCGCGGGCTGCCGCCGTGGCCGGACGTGAGCTGCGTGCTCGTCGGGACCGGCTCGTACGCCGGGGCTTCGCTCGCGGCGCTCAAGGCCCGTGGCTGCGCCGACGTCCGGGTCTACTCGCCGAGCGGCCGCGCCGGCCAGTTCGCTGCGGCGCGCGGTGTCCGTGCCCTGCCCGCCGGGGCCGACCTCGCCGCGGAGCTCGCGGGCGTCGACCTCGTCGTCGCGTGCAGCGGCGCCGCCGGCGCGGTGCTGCAGGTCGACGCGCTCGCACAGGCCCGCTCCGGCCGGGACGCTCGACCGCTCACCGTCGTCGACCTGGCCCTGCGGCACGACGTGGACCCGGGCGTGCGGCACCTGCCCGGCGTCCGTCTCGTCAGCCTGCACACCGTCGCCGAGCACGCGCCGGCCGAGCACGCCGCCGTCGAGTCGGCGCGGCGCATCGTCGTGGAGGCGGCCGACGCCTACGAGGCGGACCAGCGCGTGCGCGAGTGGAACCCCGCGGTCGTGGCCCAGCGCACGCGCGTGCTGGGTGGCCTGGAGGAGGCGCTCGCCGCCCTGCCCGAGGGTGCGCGGGACGAGCGCGGCGAGCGCGCGCTGCGCCGTCGCACGCGTGCGCTCCTGCACGGTCCGACGGTCCGGGCACGCGAGGCGGCGCGCGCGGGTGACGCCGCCACGTACGGCGCGGCCCTGGCCGAGCTCGCCGCGATCTCCGTGCCGGACGTGCCGACGCCCGCGTCGGTGGGCTGAGCCGCCGGTCGCCGGGCGACCGGGGCCGGACATGATGCGTGCCGGGCCTGGACGGGGGGGAGGGCCAGGCCCGGCACGCGTCCGGGAGGGATCACGGCGTCGTCGACGCGTCCCTGGTCTGTGTCGTCAGTAGGCCACCGTGTGCCGCTGCGCGGCCGGGCCGGGGGCCCAGGTGTGGGGGACGACCTGGTTGGTCTGGATGTCGGTGAGCTCGGCGGCGTAGACGATGCCCTCGTACACGCCGGCCTCGATGCGCTCGAGGTGGAGCCGCTCGGCGCGCTCGATGTCGTCGCCGAGGTGGGAGATGCGGGCGACGACGTAGCGCTGCGCGTCCTGCCACTGGTCGACGACACGCACGGACAGGCCGTTCCAGCGGGCGGTGAGGTCGAGCTCGAACAGCTCGGTCACGTCCTCACGGGCCACCCGGCGGTACCAGCGGCCCGACGGTGCCTGCTGGAAGCCGGTCTCGGCGAGCGGGGGGTTGGCGAGCGCCAGCACGACGGTGTGGCCCCCGTCGACGACGTCCGCCTCGAGGTACGCGCCGTGCCACTTGGCGACGGGGCCGACGCACCGCGAGAGCGAGGCGGGGGCGGGCCGGTGCGCGCCGAGCTGCGTGACGGTCCAGCCGGTGCCGACGTCGCCGTAGCGCGCGAGGAGCGTCGCGGTGCCGTCGTCGTAGACCCGCACGAGCTCCGCGCCCGGGGGGATGCGGGAGTGGCGGAGCCACCACAGCGGGAGGATGTAGCCGGGGACGTCGCGGTACTGCAGCTGCGGCGAGGACTCGAACCGCAGGATGTCGATGGAGCGGTCCCAGGGGCTGAACGGCGACCCCTCGTACCCGAGCCCGTGGACCTCGAAGAGCTGCGCCGGGGTGGTCGCGAACGCGACGTCCTCGGCCCGCACCACGTAGCCGGCCACACGGTCGTGCCCCGCGGTCAGGATCGCGCGGGTGAGCGCTGGCGTGATCGCCTTCTGCATCAGGGTCACGGTGGGCATCCTTGCCGAGGAGGGAGGAATCGGAGGAACCAGACGGATCGGTGCACGATTGTGCAGCCGTTCACGGGCACCTGTCCAGGTCGGTTCACCCATTGGTGTAACTCTGCAGGTCAGCGGTGGTGGGAACGTTCCCGGTCGAAGCGGTTCGACCACATGAGAACGGGATGAGAATGTGTCGAATCGATGCGAACGCATCGATCGGGCGACGGAGTCGCCGCGCGCAGCTGTCCGGACCGTGCTAGGGCGACGGTCGCGACCCAACGGTCGCCCTCCCGCGGCGGGCCGCCGCGGGACCTAGGTCCGGGGTGCGTCAGCGGTCGAGGTACGCCACCAGGTCGGCTGCCAGGCCCGTGTAGCCCGCCGGTGTGAGGGCCTGCAGGCGCTCCTCCACGTCCGCCGGGAGGCCCAGTCCCGCGACGAACTCGCGCATGTCGTCGGCCGTCAGCCGGCGCCCGCGCGTGAGCTCCTTGAGCCGCTCGTACGGGTTCTCCATGCCCGTCACGCCCGCCACCGACGCCGCCCGCATCGCCGACTGCACGGGCTCCCCGAGGACCTCCCAGTTCTCGTCGAGCTCGCGCTCGAGCAGGGCGACGTCGACGTCCAGCGCCTTCAGCCCGCGGCGCACGTTGTCGATCGCGAGGAGCGAGTGGCCGAACGCCGGGCCGATGTTGCGCTGCGTCGTCGAGTCGGTGAGGTCGCGCTGCAGGCGGCTCGTCACGAGAGTCGCCGACAACGTGTCGAGCAGCGCGCACGACAGCTCGAGGTTCGCCTCGGCGTTCTCGAACCGGATGGGGTTGACCTTGTGCGGCATGGTCGACGAGCCCGTCGCGCCCGCCACGGGGATCTGGATGAACACCCCGCGCGAGATGTAGGTCCACACGTCGGTCGCGAGGTTGTGCAGCACGCGGTTGAAGCGCGCCACGTCGGCGTACAGCTCCGCCTGCCAGTCGTGCGACTCGATCTGCGTGGTCAGCGGGTTCCACGTCAGGCCCAGGTGCTCGACGAACGTCCGGCTCACGACCGGCCAGTCCGCACCCGGGACCGCGACGACGTGCGCGCCGAACGTGCCCGTCGCGCCGTTGATCTTGCCGAGGAACTCGTCGCCCGCGACGCGCCGCAGCTGGCGGCGCAGCCGGTGCGCGAGGACCGCGAGCTCCTTGCCGAGCGTCGTCGGCGTCGCGGGCTGGCCGTGCGTCAGCGCGAGCAGGGGCTGGTCCTTGTGCTCGTGCGCGAGCGCGGCCACCTCGTCCGTCAGGGCCGTCGCGGCGGGGAGCCACACGTCCTGCACCGCACCGCGCACCATGAGCGCGTACGACAGGTTGTTGACGTCCTCGCTCGTGCACCCGAAGTGCACGAGCTCCGAGACGTGCGGCAGGACCGTGCCGGGCCCGAGCGCGGCCGGCGCGTCGGCGAGCCGCTTCTTGAGGAAGTACTCGACGGCCTTCACGTCGTGCACGGTCGTGCGCTCGATCTCCGCGAGCTCGGCGACCTCCGCCGCGCCGAACGTCGCGACGACGTCGCGCAGGTACTGCTCCTCCGCCGCCGAGAGCGTCGGGGCGCCCGGCACCACGCCGTGCTGCGCGAGGTGGATCAGCCACTCGACCTCGACGTGCACCCGCTCGCGGTTGAGCGCCGCCTCCGACAGGTGGTCGACCAGCGGCGCGACCGCCGCGCGGTACCGGCCGTCGAGCGGGCCGAGGGCGATCGACGGCGTCACGTCGGCCAGACGGACGCGCGCGAGGGGGGCGGAGGCGTCGGGGGAGGACATGCCGGCCATCATCCCAGAGGGGTCCGGGGCGGTGGGGCCGCCGTCCACACGCTGCGCGGGGCGCTGCGTCAGGCCGCGGGCGGGACGCTCGGGGTGCGGTGGCGGCGGGCGCGGACGAGGCTCGTGACGGCGTGCAGCGCGACGGCCGCCCAGACGACGTTGGTGACGACCGACGGCCAGACCCCGCTGCTCGCCGCGACCGCGCCGAGCATGAGCCCGCTGACGACGTTCGCGGCCTGGTAGCGGCCCGACGTCGGTGACCAGCGGCCGCGCGTGACGAGGATGTAGGCGGTCAGGCACAGGGCCGCGCCGACCCAGCCGAGCGCGGTGACGACGACGGACACGGGCATGCTCCAGGCAGGCGGAAGAAGGTGAGGGGGCCGTCGTCGCCGGGATGCCGAGCACGTGCGGTGCGACCAGTGTGGCGTCGCCGGGGGTTCAGCACAATCGAAGTCGACTAAGCCAGGGGTTTAGCAGCGATGAACTACGATCGCCGCGTGGCCACCGACCCCCGCCGTCTCGCCGTCCTCCTCGCGGTGCACCGGGCCGGAGGCGTCCTCGCGGCCGCCGACCTGCTCCGCGTCACGCCCTCCGCCGTGTCCCAGCAGATCACCCGTCTGGAGGCCGAGGAGGGCGTCGCCGTGCTCGACCGCGGCCCTCGCGGCGCGACCCTGACGGCCGCCGGCCGCATCCTCGCCGACGCCGCCGAGCGCATCGAGGGCGAGCTCGTCGAGGCGCGCAAGGCGCTCGCGGCGCTCGGGGGCGAGCTGTCGGGGCGCGTCGTCGTCGTCGGCTTCCAGACCGCGATCCGGGCCGTCGTCACGCCTGCGCTCGCCGGGCTCGCGGCACGTCACCCCGGCGTCGAGGTCGTCGTCGAGGAGCGGGACCCCGACGACGCGCTGCGCCGGCTGCGGGGAGGCGACGCGGACGTCGTGCTGCTCGAGCGTGACGAGGACTCCGACCCCCACACCCCCCGCGGGCACCGCGACGTCGTCCTGCTCGAGGAGCCGTGGCGCCTGGTCCTGCCCGCCGCCGTGCCCGTTCCCGGGCGGCTCGCCGACCTCGCGTCCGCGACGTGGCTCGAGTCGGAGCCGGGCACCGCCGCGGCGCGGGCGCTCGGACGCGTCGCGGCCCTCGTCGGCCCGCTCGCGACGCGGCACGTGTACTACGACTTCGACGTCGCGCTCGCGCTCGTCGCCGCAGGTCAGGGCGTCGGGATGCTGCCCGCGCTCGCGCTGCAGGGGGAGCTCCCCGACGCGGTCACCGTCGCGACCGTGCCGGGCCTCGGGTCGCGCCGCCTCGTCGTCCGGCACCGCGCCACCCGCCACGAGCCACGGCCCGCGGTCGCAGCCGTGGTCGACGAGCTCCTCACGGTCGCCGGCGGTCTGGACCTCGCCTAGGGCGCCACGGTGTCCGGCAGCACCAGGGCGTCGACGGGGCGACGGCGGGCCGTCTCCGCGAGCACCACCCCGGCGAGCACGACCGCGCCGCCGACCAGCTGCACGGGCGTCATCGCCTCGCCGAGGAACAGCCACGCGGACGCCGACGCCGCCACCGGCTCGACCATGCCGAGGAGCCCCGCACGCGCCGGACCCAGCGACCGGATGCCGACGAGGAACAGCAGGTACGGCACGACCGTGCCGAGCACGACGATCCACACGACGAGCGCCCACAGCGGCGGCGTCGTCCCGCCCGGGACGCCGACGGGCTCGGTGAGCGTGCCGAACGGGTACGTCCACACCGGCTGCAGCACGACCCAGAACAGGGCGGCGAACGCCATGGTCCAGGCGTGCGTCGAGAGCGGGTCGCGGCTCGACAGCATCCGGTCCCCGAGGAGGTAGTACGCCGCGAGCGAGACCGCGGCGCCGGCAGCCGCGAGCAGGCCGAGCAGGTCGAGCACGACGCCTTCGCCCACCTGCGCCACGAGCGCCAGACCACCGAGGCACGCCGCCAGCGCCCACCAGACGCGCGCGTGCACGGCCTCGCGCAGCACGAACCGTGCCCACAGCGCGACCAGCAGGGGCGCGGTGTACTCGACGAGCAGCGCGATGCCGACCGGCAGCCGCGAGATCGCGGTCAGGTACAGCCACTGCACGAGCGCGACCCCGACGACGCCGAGCACGGCCAGCGACCACAGCTCGTGGCGGTCCCGCAGGCGTAGCCGCCGCGCGCCGACCAGGAGGACGGCCGCGACGAGCACGACCGCGGAGCCGACGCAGCGGACCTCCACGAGGCGTGTGGGGGACAGCCCCGCCTGCATCGCGAGCTTCGCGACCGTGCCGTTGACCGCGAACAGCAGGGAGCCCACGACGACGGCGAGGACGCCGAGCGGCGCGGGCAGGCGGTGCGGCACGTCCGCACGCTAGCCCGCGGCACCTGCTGCGGCGCGGTGTGGATCCGTGCCCGCGAGCCGTCCACAGCCCCGATCTCGTGCGCGGCGCTCCACCGGTGCTGGCCCCGCGCGTCGGACCTGCCCCGGTGCCGCCCTAGCGTCCGGCGCATGGTCAGCGAGATCGCACGGAACCTGGGGCGGGCCCGCGACGAGGTCGTGGAGGCGCGGCACCTCGTCGCCGTCGCGCGCCGGGTCGAGTGGCGCTCGCCGACCGTCGCGCGCTACCTCGGTGCGCTCGACGCGCTGGACGCCCGCCTCGCGCACGCGGTCGAGCAGGTCGACGTCGCGCAGACGGCCGCCGCTGCGGCGGACGAGGCCGCGCACCGGGCGTCCGTGGGGGTGCTCGGATGACGTCGCCCCCGGTCACGATCGTCGGCGGGGGCCGCCCCGACGTCGTCGACCTCGAGGACCTGCGCCGCGCCGCCCGGCTGCTGGCGCACGTCGCCGCCCACCTCCACGCGGCCGACCGCGCGCTCGTCCTCGCGGCCGGTGCGGCGCAGCCCGGTCTCGCGACCCAGGAGGGGCGCGTCGCCGCACGCGCGGTCGCCGGGGCGCGGCACGGCCGGACCGCGCCGGCCCGGCTGGCTGCGGAGGCGCGT
This genomic interval carries:
- a CDS encoding protoporphyrinogen/coproporphyrinogen oxidase, with protein sequence MSSRWDAVVVGGGVAGLVAARELAHAGLRVVVLEGRDAPGGAVRGHTVAGLRLDAGAESFATRGGVVSAYLDELGLTDRVRLPAPHGSWVHLPSGDGPLPRTGLLGIPSQPWSRDVRRTIGLVGSLRASLDLVLPTRAGAPTLGALVRARMGARVLDRLVRPVVGGVHAADPDDLPVGAVAPGLPAALEGARGSLARAVRSLRATAPAGSAVQGLDGGLHVLVGALVADVEAHGGEVRTRSVVTSVRRASAAPARTTALPGATDASGAVDASDPVADEASPRTTDEDDLTPAGEGTPRTTDEGGTAAAYEVVVGEETLRTPRLVVAAPVAADLLAPLVAEPGSFALDPGAAVTLVTLVVDASALDAAPRGTGVLVAREAHDVTAKALTHGTAKWPWLAAAAGDGRHVVRLSYGRAGEEDAVPSDRAELVELARRDASVLLGVPLPASAVRGHAVVRWTQALPRPSAAHQEAVAALRAAASTLPGVAVCGAWVAGNGIAAVVPQARDAARSLV
- the hemE gene encoding uroporphyrinogen decarboxylase, which produces MPLPVTHPLVDGRTANSPLVRAYSGERPSRRPVWFMRQAGRSLPEYRALRAGTRMLDACLDPGMASEITLQPVRRHDVDAAIFFSDIVVPLRLAGVDVEIKPGVGPVMGAPVRTADDVARLRDLGPLTPERLAPVSEGVAATVAQLGSTPLIGFAGAPFTLAAYLVEGGPSRDHLAARTLMHADPQTWTALTQWAADVTGAFLRAQVLAGASATQLFDSWAGSLGLADYTAHVAPASARALAAVADLDVRKVHFGTGTSELLAAMRDVGADVVGVDYRLPLDEANRRLGGTTPLQGNIDPALLAAPWPVLEAHVRDVVARGAQAPAHVVNLGHGVPPETDPDVLTRVVTLVHSL
- a CDS encoding glutamyl-tRNA reductase encodes the protein MVLLSLVASHHDLDLTVLERLSSDVHAVGRELVRASTPVTGAVVLATCNRFELYLEVGDADQTPAALAAASQAVAARSGYAADEVLTHLRPLTGPAAGEHLFAVASGLESMVVGEREIAGQVRRALTTARRDGTTTSALESLFQAASRVSRAVESETGLGSAGRSVVGVALDIAERGLPPWPDVSCVLVGTGSYAGASLAALKARGCADVRVYSPSGRAGQFAAARGVRALPAGADLAAELAGVDLVVACSGAAGAVLQVDALAQARSGRDARPLTVVDLALRHDVDPGVRHLPGVRLVSLHTVAEHAPAEHAAVESARRIVVEAADAYEADQRVREWNPAVVAQRTRVLGGLEEALAALPEGARDERGERALRRRTRALLHGPTVRAREAARAGDAATYGAALAELAAISVPDVPTPASVG
- the purB gene encoding adenylosuccinate lyase, which gives rise to MSSPDASAPLARVRLADVTPSIALGPLDGRYRAAVAPLVDHLSEAALNRERVHVEVEWLIHLAQHGVVPGAPTLSAAEEQYLRDVVATFGAAEVAELAEIERTTVHDVKAVEYFLKKRLADAPAALGPGTVLPHVSELVHFGCTSEDVNNLSYALMVRGAVQDVWLPAATALTDEVAALAHEHKDQPLLALTHGQPATPTTLGKELAVLAHRLRRQLRRVAGDEFLGKINGATGTFGAHVVAVPGADWPVVSRTFVEHLGLTWNPLTTQIESHDWQAELYADVARFNRVLHNLATDVWTYISRGVFIQIPVAGATGSSTMPHKVNPIRFENAEANLELSCALLDTLSATLVTSRLQRDLTDSTTQRNIGPAFGHSLLAIDNVRRGLKALDVDVALLERELDENWEVLGEPVQSAMRAASVAGVTGMENPYERLKELTRGRRLTADDMREFVAGLGLPADVEERLQALTPAGYTGLAADLVAYLDR
- a CDS encoding CBU_0592 family membrane protein — translated: MSVVVTALGWVGAALCLTAYILVTRGRWSPTSGRYQAANVVSGLMLGAVAASSGVWPSVVTNVVWAAVALHAVTSLVRARRHRTPSVPPAA
- a CDS encoding LysR family transcriptional regulator; this translates as MATDPRRLAVLLAVHRAGGVLAAADLLRVTPSAVSQQITRLEAEEGVAVLDRGPRGATLTAAGRILADAAERIEGELVEARKALAALGGELSGRVVVVGFQTAIRAVVTPALAGLAARHPGVEVVVEERDPDDALRRLRGGDADVVLLERDEDSDPHTPRGHRDVVLLEEPWRLVLPAAVPVPGRLADLASATWLESEPGTAAARALGRVAALVGPLATRHVYYDFDVALALVAAGQGVGMLPALALQGELPDAVTVATVPGLGSRRLVVRHRATRHEPRPAVAAVVDELLTVAGGLDLA
- a CDS encoding EamA family transporter → MPHRLPAPLGVLAVVVGSLLFAVNGTVAKLAMQAGLSPTRLVEVRCVGSAVVLVAAVLLVGARRLRLRDRHELWSLAVLGVVGVALVQWLYLTAISRLPVGIALLVEYTAPLLVALWARFVLREAVHARVWWALAACLGGLALVAQVGEGVVLDLLGLLAAAGAAVSLAAYYLLGDRMLSSRDPLSTHAWTMAFAALFWVVLQPVWTYPFGTLTEPVGVPGGTTPPLWALVVWIVVLGTVVPYLLFLVGIRSLGPARAGLLGMVEPVAASASAWLFLGEAMTPVQLVGGAVVLAGVVLAETARRRPVDALVLPDTVAP